TGCCCTTGTAGTCTGTACTCTCTGTTGAACAAGCTTattttactaatataaaatttgaggGGAAAGAAGTGAGAGCGTGTAAGGATTGATTGATTAAGATGCCATTAAACTTTGATCACCTAAAATGAGGATGTATTAAACTTAAAGTTTATGTAGTCAACTCTGGTAAGGAAACTATATAACCCTTGAGCGACTTATATTGTGCCCTCTTTAGCTAGTTGCATGCTAGATACATTCTTTTTCTATAAGGAAGAACCACCTCAGTTGACCTAATTTGTTGGATTTTAAGTTCATGTAAATCTTGAACATTCATATAAATGGAAGTATGCTATCATGTGTTAAGGATTAACAATACGTTTTTCTTTCAATAAGAATTCTTAATCATCCAAATTCATTGTAATTTCTTCTCTTATTGTTattatgttcttttattttcctgCTCATACAGAGAGACAGTACGAAGTTGGTCTGCCGCCTTATGTTCTACATAGATTACCAGGGCACTAGTTAGTATATATACCCCGATCATTTGAGCTATTTAAAAATTACGATTAATGTGCTATTATCACATGGCAATGTCCATATCCTAATTCAGTTATGATATCTTTAAACATGACAACTTGATATTGGTTTTAtactttaatttgattttccttttcaggtctctatttttcatgattttgttGCGAAGTGCCTGACCAAAGAGCCTCGGCTCCGCCCCACTGAATCTGAGATGTTGAAGGTATGctgtaatattattttttatcagtaAATTATATGTCCtcttttatcaaaataagagaAGGATGAAATGGTTTCAAAATTTGCCTTGGATGCTTAATGAAAAATCTGGGAAATTTATGAGATCATAAGAGCTTGTTTGGTCTGTGAAAATgttatttgttttcattttcagttTTTAGGTTTTTGTGAATCATGTCTGTTTTTGTTTCTCTGTTTTACTTTTTCTCCttaataaaatcctaaaaatagaaaaacattaAAGGTAGATGTAGCTGTCCTTGTTATGCTTGTTTGATACTTTTGACTTCAGCTTGTGCTATTCTAGCATTGCTACCCTATTTGTTTCCACTATAACATATGgagtttcatctttttcttttactgctTGTACAATTTAATCAGGGCATCAATGGCTTTGCAGGTGCAAACTCTTGCCCCAACTCCATTGGAAGATGAGGTATAACTGAAACTCCTTCCTGCCTCTCCTCTGTCTCTCACACCCACACATGTGCGCACAAACGAATTTCTACTCAGACTGTCTCATTTCattggaaaaaaaatgaaaatgaagatACTAATTTACATACATGACACATGTTCCCAATCTGAAGCAGCCCATGGCAACTTCCATGCTAAATGATGAATATGGAGATACTGTTCCATCCGGACATCAGAACCTAGCAGTGCAGGAGGCCACTGATCTTTCTTCAAGTGGTGGCGTGAGGGAAGATGATGGAGGTGAAGGTCTGTATTTCTTCTATCATTACTCTCGCTTTGTTCAACTCTTTTCTCAAGGTTGATATCCTAATGTTACTAAAGTATGAGGGAGTACAAGAATGGAAAAAGGCTCTGAGGTCTATAAGCCGATGTCATCTTGAGATAATCCTTTCTTTCAAGTGGTTGTGCTATTCCTAGTTAGTAATTACTTAAGGCATGCATGATAATGATTCTAACTAGCAATAAGTTTTCAGCTAAATTTTTGCCAAGCTGCTTTCTTCCATCTGCTTCATCTTGGGAAATGTGCTTTTAAATTTTCGATTCCTTTGATTTGTGTGGTTTATGGTAGAGTTGTTGCACCATAAGGGGATCCATAAAAGACGGAGAATGAGCAACCTGAAGACCCGATTGCTGGACTTTTTCTGGGCAATCATTGCTTTTCATGACATCTAGGCTTGTGTTTTTGTGCATTTGATGGTTCTGAAAACTAGCCGAGGAAAATTGGTGGCTGGTAACATATTGGGATGTGGcgtttgttcttattattggatTTGATGGAAGAATATTTAAGCTGAGAAAGGATTCTTGTCAGTTgtcaagttattattattattattattattattattattattattattattattattattattattattattattattattattattttacataaattttataaattttcatGTCTTGCTCTTTCTTAAAATTTCTTGTAAAAGTAGCTCAATGTACAGATTGTtcgtatatatatttttttggaagtaaagaattttatacaatAAGGTGGAGCAATTAAAATCAACAATCAAACAAACACGTTAAAATATAGTCATTTCGAGTGTTGCTATCAACAATTTTGGGAGTCAATATCTTGTCATTTTAGGTAGCTGTTTACCGTTCTATTGATGATATCTTCTACCTCCAAGTGCTTATTCTGAAAAATTCTATTATTCTTTTCGAGCCAAATATTTTAGACAACAGTAAAGAAGTTACAGAATCATCTGGAATTATTGTTTAtgttctcttttctctcttgaaGCTGCCACCTAACTCTCAAAGTGTTGCTTAATATTATTTGGAATCGTCCATAGTCTACCTGACGTAAACAACCAAGCACACCACACCTTCCAAGAAAACTCAACTAATAAACAAGTGAAATATGTGATCTAGCTCTTTGTTACACAGTACACAAAGAATATCTTCCTGACCAATAACACCTAAACGAGCCCGTCTTTCTTTAGTGTTTACTCTTTCTACCAAAACAAACCAAGCAAATAACTCAACTCTTTGTGGAACATAGTTTCAAATAGTGCTAGTGAAACTGTAATTGGTGATATCTTTCGGGAGCATTTCTGCCTGCATAACCTGTACAAACGAGTTAGTAGAAAAAATAccccttttttttatcaaactttCATATGACTCGATCCTCTCTCAGAGTAGTTAACTTGGCCAATTGTAAGGTTGCATGGAGCTGATTAAGTAACTCCATCTTCCATTAGAACAATTCCCTCCTCCATTGAAAATTCCATATCCATTCCAGCCCATCCCAAAAACCACAATCCCCCATAACAGAACCTCATTGGTTTGAAACCGAAAAAAGTCTTGGATAAGTATCTTTCAATGTCCCGTTTTGTAGCTAGCTGTCCTCCCAGAACTGAATCCTCCTTCCATCCCCTACCTTCCAACTTAGGCCCCGAATCAATTTATCCCTAACACGTTGATCAACAACCTGTAACCGATAAATATCCTTTCACGGACCACCCTGTTTAGGCACATGTTGGCTAGCAAGCATCTCTGAATGATTCAAGTTATTACATGAGCACACAATCTTCTTCCATAATGGACAGTCTTCTTTTGAAAACtgccaccaccacttaaacaaGAGAGCTGTGTTACGATTCACTGCATCTCCCACATCCAGACCGCCTTGACTTTTTGGAATTTGCACTAGTTTCCACTTTACCACCGGCATCCCATCTTTCTCATCCTCCTTACTCTACATAAACCTCCTTTACAATGAAATAAGTTTTTTCGCCACAGACATCatctcaaaaaacaaaaaaatgatgaaTCAATTGGATTCTTTACaatcttttttttgttataataacTTATAAAATATTTGGGATAGGTAAAAGTATgcattaaaatttgtaatatcaAAGTATActctcaaaattatttttaatgaataaaagtaCATTTCAAGTCTTACATATTCATTAACGgcattatattttttgttcattaaAAACAATCTTTGTATTTtgatatttatgaatttttgtATATACTTATTCATAACAAATTTTTGTGTGTATatttgttcatttattttttgttttaatgaaAGTTTGGTTCATagaaattaatgaaaaatagaataatcattttttataaaaaatattttatacttaaatatattcttttattttatcttattcaattttgatttacatttagacttttaaaattttacttttatccGAATATGATCGGTTTTGTTGGTAAAAAATGGATATTAACTTAtctaaaacttatttttcatataatatatactataaatGTGTTTGACAAATaccttacaaaaaaaaaagcacgtttcagttttttaaaagtttcaattttttgtttgacTAATTTTTCTCTTTATGAATGTAGAAGtgattttatacttaaaatcatagtgataaaaaaaataacaatttttagCTTTTACGTTTTACTAACAGATTTTTAGCCATAGATAttcaacatttattttttttatcaactttaTTCTTTGTACatgttattgtattatttatgaaattcttattatttctctttatatgagttttttttattatttattatttttgtttttttattacctttttgtttgatattatacacttttatcattgtgattttttttgctgactttataattgtgattttgtgtgttatagtaaaaaattatagcatactaaaaatatactaaataaaaaaatataaaaaaagtatcaaaaaaattaatatacataaaaaaataacattataatttaatgtcatgtcctttttagtaattatctatctaaaaataattttaactaatattattcaaacaatatttattttatcaaaaatcaattttaatatagaattatcaaacataaattatattaaCACAAATTTACTTTtactaaaaatcaattttataaaatcactttcatttaaatttcaatttaacaAACCACACCACAGTCTAAACACACTAGAACAAATAACAATTATTTTAGTCTCTAGTATTTCTGTTAAGTTTTAATTGCGTTCATAAGTgttctatttttattctaaatattttattttttctatctttatcctcccgttaaaattaaaattttctttaaaaaatatcctTTGCTCCATTTGGAAAATGAAAAtacaatgaattaaaaaatttatctacATAAAGAATAAATTAAGGTATCTAATTAAGATacaatgaaaatcaaatgagaTACATTGAAAATTAAATCATGGGATAGGTATTTTGAATAATAGATAGGGTTTGACGAAAAACatgattatgttttgaattaatttatcttatttattgattttaagagaatAATAGTATACgtgtttgtttgatttaatttacaatatttttatttgttttatttaatttacaatatttttattttagtcattttatttATAACTACCTTGTATTATATTGTAATATGTTGAACAATATTAATCATATATGAAGAATGTTATACAAAAATACAATATGTATtgaataatagaatatataCATACAGATTTAATAAATTAGGAAAgaataaatttaagaaattcTAACAAAAATATGAATTGAACTGAAATTTTGTGTGTATTATACCAGAATTTAAACAAGTATTATTCTATGACGCATAGTGTTATAGGGACAAACATACTGACATGACACCTTCTGACTAGCTTTCATGTGTCTCTTCTTAAAGTTATGTTTGGAAAGTGATTATATATTAATGataaaatttgttaataattagtgattaattatattaaggGTAAAAAACCGAAATAAGCCAAGGAGAGCTCCAAATTACCCAAATCAGCCAAATAAAAAATCCACACCTGAATCCACTAGGAcgaattattatataattcgaatcaataagATTCGAATTATACTATcaagtaattcgaattgatataATTCGAATTATGTGCATGCAACGAATTAAAGTAATTCGAATTGacttaattcgaattactaggaaGGAAACAAAATAAAGTAATTCGAAACAAGTTGTTTCGAATTAGACTTAACTAATTCGAATTTAGTTAATTCGAATTAGTATGTTAGCGTGTGATACAACATAATTCGAAACAAATTGtttcgaattatatatatatatagtgcgaACCAGAGCTATATATATATGCTGTGAACTCGTGATGCTCTCAACAAAGAGGGGGATGGCTAGTGCGGAGAGTTTCCTAGTGCTGGTACATTACAGAGGGTCGATTAAGAGAAAAACTCGGTCCGGCGTGAAGTTCACTGATAAGGATCCCCTATGTATTATCGTGACGCCAACAACCACCTACGATGCTCTTGTTAGCTCTGTGCTGGAGAAGCTTGGTCTCGAAGGAGTTAAAAGGGTCAAGAAGTTTTTCTACCGCATTCCAACAGCGGTGCTCCATGACACCGTGAAGTTCGATTGTTCCACAATCGGTAGTGACGAGGACTTGCAGGTTATGTTTCTTTGTCGTAGGCAGTTTCCCGAGGTAAGGACACCAGAGTTGTTGGCAAAGTTGGTTGATGTGGTATCTAGCTCGGGTGGTTCGAACCGGAATGCCAATACTATAGCCGCGGTTGCCGGCTCGAGCTCGAGACCGGCTGTTGCTTCATCCTCTGCTCCTGTGTATGAGCCACCGATGCAGCCTGTTGCGTCCCCTTCGTTTGCTGTTGATCTGAGCGGCAATGTTGGAGACGAGGTTCGGTATGGGGAACATATTCCCACCGAGGTACATTGTCCCACACCGGCTGGCTTTGGTGATGGTTTGTTTGATGATCCAGATGACGATGACGTGGAGCCGGAAATGATCGCTGATGAAAGCGGCGATGATGTTGGAACTACTGTTCCGATAAGGGCTACAGGTGGATCTAGTTCCGGCACACAGCAGTATCCACCCCATTTTTCCTTGTTGGACCTGGATGCCATGTGGCAGGACGAAAATGCTCTGCAGCCCTCAGGATTTGGCGCTAGAGATACCGAGGGGTCTGCCGGTATGAACGAGTTCCAGGTTGGCCAACAATTTCAGGATAAAGATGAGGCGCTGTTGAGTGTGAAGACGTACAGTATCCGCCGAAGGGTCCAGTACAAGGTCGTTGAGTCTGACTACCGCAGGTATGTGGGAAAGTGTTCTGAGTTTgggaatgggtgcacatggCTGATTCGGTTGAGTTTCCGACAGCGGAAGGGTATTTGGGAAGTGAAGTGATACAACGGACCGCATACATGTCTCGCCAGCTTCATCTCCAGCGACCATAGGAGTCTGGACTACCATGTCATATCCACCTTCATTATGCCGATGGTTAGGGCTGATGCAGCTGTGAACATCAAGGTGCTTCAAAATGCCACGGCCGCACACTTTGGGTTCAGGCCAACGTACAGGAGGGTATGGATGGTGAAGCAGAAGGCTGTTGCCGTCATATATGGGGACTGGGACGAGTCGTACAATGAGCTCCCTAGGTGGGTTTTAGGAGTTCAGCTGACGATGCCTGGCACTGTAGCCGTCCTCAGGACTTGCCCTGTTCGAGTTGGGGGACAGGTTGACGAGTCTCAGGTTTATTTTCATAGGCTGTTCTGGACTTTCCCCCCTTGTATCCAGGCATTCCGTCATTGCAAGCCTTTGGTTAGTATTGATGGCACCCATCTATATGGGAAGTATGGGGGAACATTGCTAGTCGCCATTGCACAGGACGGAAACTCGAACATCCTCCCCGTGGCATTTGCACTAGTTGAGGGTGAGAATGCAGAGTCAtggtctttctttctttcccacCTCCGTGAGCACATGACACCTCAGCCGGGTCTGTTAGttatttcagataggcataacGGCATCAAGGCAGCCCTCGAGGCTCCGGATGGGGGATGGCTACCGCCTGCTGCGTACCGGGCGTTCTGCATTTGACACGTTGCAGCGAATTTTGCCTTGACGTTCAAGGGAAAAGATGCCCGGAGGCTTCTTGTTAACGCCGCATATGCCAAGACCGAAGTGGAGTTCGACTACTGGTTTGACATTCTGCGCTCTGAGAATCCGGCAATGTGTGACTGGGCAAACCGAATCGAGTATTCGTTGTGGACACAGTACTGTGATGAGGGTCGGAGATTCGGGCACATGACGACCAATATTTCGGAATGTGTCAACTCAATCCTGAAGGGGGTAAGAAACCTCCCTGTTTGCTCGCTGGTGAAGGCCACATACGGAAGGCTAGCTGAGCTATTTGTCCATAAGGGTAGGGAGGCCGAGGCTCAGATGGGTACTGGACAACAATTCAGTCAATATCTAGTAAAGTGTATCAAGGCCAACCTGAAGACAGCCAGGTGCTTCACGGTGACTGTTTACGACAGGGATAACTCGGAGTACACCGTTGCTAAGACGACTCCGACAGGTTCATTCTCTCTTGGTACGTACAGGGTCTCATTAGGGTCTAAGACTTGTGATTGTGGATATTTCCAAGCACTTCATTTTCCCTGTCCGCACGCACTGGCATGCTGTGCTTATTCACGACTTACATGGCAGCCTTACGTCCACGAGGTCTATCGCCTTAGTTCCGTTTTCGGTGTCTATCAGATGGGATTTACACCTCCCATTCCAGAGGGTTTCTGGCCACCTTATGCCGGGCCTACCGTTATACCGGATCCGAATATGAGGCGTGCGAGGGAGGGTCGTCCTAGATCCACAAGAATTCGCACCAACATGGATGAAGCAGATCCGAACCGGCCAAAGAGATGTGGCCTCTGCAGGCAGCCAGGTCACACCAGGTGTAGTTGTCCACAAGCCGCAGGCCCCAGCGGGACTGCTGGAAATCAGTAGGAGATTTGGTTTGTctgtttttatttgttaatgTATTAGCACTTGTCTTCTACTTCAGTTAGCAACCATTGTTCTCCATGGAACTAAGTTGTTTCCTATGAGTAATGAAACTTGTTATTCGTACCAAATATTTCTGTTGAATGTCTTTTAAATGATTGAAATTAATATCTAAAACAAACAACATTATATCATGGGATGACTGATAACGAATAAGATAACATCAAACTATATATCATAACATAAAAGTAGCAGACATCAAAGTAAATGACATAACAAAACATCGAAGTACATAACATAACATCAAATAACATAACAACAAAGTACATACCATAACAATGATAACCAACCAACAAGGTACACAATATAAATATAACAACATGACATACACCACTATCCATAAATCATCTAAATAGGTGCGATCCAGTGCCGCAACGGCGTGGCACCCGTGTCCGGTAACCCCTACGTATAAATGGCTCCTCATCCTCAATCGACTCGTCGCTGTCATCCGGAACTGGCTGTCTCGGGGTCACAGGCGCAACATGCACGGGTCTGGATGATGACGGGCCGGCAACTGAATGTGACCCAATAGTCTGGGCCGATGCTAGGGTCCCACCCATGGCAAAAGGATGCGCAGGAGCTACCGTGGCAGGCTCGTTCAGATCTACATCCAGGGGTGCCTGTGTCCCTGTCGTCTGAACCCGTCCGGCTGCAGCCTCATCCTCCTGCATGATGGTCTGGATATCATCAAGGAAATGCGGTCCACCGAACTCGGCCACAATGCCATCACTAGCAAGTAAGTCTCCAAACATCGAGCCCGGACTCACCCATGGAGTACTCTCCTGAAGGGTATGATCATCACTGGGAACACCTACGAAATAATCTCCAAGACCTCCACCACCAAGCCCAACATCAGTGTGACTCGTGGGATCTCCCATACCAGATCCATGCGACCCACCATCATGCCCGCCCTGATGGGCCCTATCAACCCCCGCAACATCACCTCCCCCAGGCATCTGGACACCCTCTCTAGCAGCACCCACCCTCCTCCTGCCTCCACGACCACGAACTCTCCCCCACCCCTAACTGGGTCGTCGACGTCATCCATAGCCCGATCCACCCAGTTCCACTCACGCTGGCTACGACGTGTCCCAACTCGTGCTCTCCGCTCAATACGACGTCTGTCGGGAACATCCTCGACCCGGTCCATATCTGGAAGTCGGCCTGCACCCCTCTGCGTCGCCTCATCTGGAATAGGAATACCTCTCAGATCCCCCAATAACATCTTCGGCGACAGAAACCTCTTTCCGTGCTGATACCACCATGTCAAGAAATCATGTGACGGACCGGGGTCAGGCACGATGTCAAACTGTAGAATGTGCTCCGCACGCTCCTGCCAGTGAAGATGCCACTCAGCGTACTGTGCCGGGAACCAACGGTCACCTCCTCTCCCGTCCTTCGACATCAAGAAGTCGATGTTCAGGGCGGGAGACGGTCTGGGCTGAACGCCACCAAACTGAGGTAGAACTCTGTCAACCTGATGCCACTCGACAACCGCAAAATAAATCAAGGACGTCCTGCACCGCCATAACATCGTATGCCGAGGCTCCAAGACCTCCGGATGGACAACCTGGATGACGTCGAGTGCGCTATAGGGCATCCATATGAACTGAAAAAATCAACATAAAAACGTTTGTACACTTATGTTAGACAATATAAACTGAAACAATGACTTCAGATACACATATGTTCTGCGTACTTACCTGCCGAGGCTGTAACAAGTCGATCTTCATGCGAGCCATCTGTACCCGAGGTCCCTTGTTGCTAATCCCAGGATTGTAACCAGACCATCTGCGTAcgagaaacataaaaattggtTGCATAATCGAAAATAAATACAAGAAGAATATATAGTACAAAACAATAACGGTACCTCGAGGCAAGGGGCCAGCTAATCTCATCATACCCAGATGGTCTAAGAGTGGGAAACCTCCAGAAGATCCAAGACTATAGTAACTGTAAAGGGCCAGCTAACTTCACCACATGTCTGTTGGCGACTCGGCACATGCACCTGTACAACCATGCTAGTGCCGCCGACCCCCAACTGTATCGACCCATCTCCTCAAGCCGAGCAACATAAGGTAGCCATCTGATGTGTATACGATTGCCGGACTTGTCGGCAAACAGCTGCGTGCCCAATAACATCATGATATAGGCCCGGGCAAACCGCCTAACCGTCTCCTCATCAGCCCCGTCTGGACACTCTGCAAATGTCTCCTGAAACCAGGTGCAGTTGACTGCGAATTTCTGCACCTGGTTCTCGGGAGGTAAAACACCGAGCAACTCATGGAACCACTGCCAAGCAGGTCTCCCACCCTCAATGTAAAGGTGGAAGTCTGTCAGGCAACCACTAATGTAATCTCCGTCGACTGGCAACCCCAGCTGGTATGCGACGTCCTGAAGCGTGATGGTGCACTCTCCAAACGGCATGTGGAAGGTGTGCGTCTCAGGCCGCCACCTCTCGACGAATGTGCTGACTAGGGGCTCGTCTAGTCGGAACCATCTGTCGTTCAGTCTCGCAAGATGGTACAATCCggccatctgcaagtacggaACGTACCTCTCATCAAGACGCATCCCCTGCTGCCGCCTAACGCTGGATATGCAACGACGAGGCTGGCCAGTACATAAACCGCATAATTAGAACAGATGCACAAACCACTAACATATACAATATATTTCATAAGGAACCCCAGAAAATAAATCGTGATGGGTAAAAGATATATGAAACAAACGACCAACATTTTATACACAAATCGCTCACTCAAACCACGTGCAAGtaccattaacaaaaacagaTGCACCACGTGCAAAAGGATATTAACAAAAACATATGCATTTTCACATTTATCATAAACCACTACCATTAACCGCTAACCATCACTGAAACCACTATCCAAAACCGTTAACAAAAACCGAGTACAAAAATTACTAACAAAAACCACTGGCCTAAACCGCTTGCTTAAACTGCTAACACTAAAATAAACCGCTataaaaaaccattaacaaaaccCACTACCATACACCACCAACTCAAACCACGCCCCTAAACCGCTAACCATCACTAAAACCACCATCCAAAACCATTAACACAAACCGCTTATAAAAAACAATTTCAAATACCACTAACAAAAACCACTGGCCTAAACTGCTTGCTTAAACCGCTAACACTAAAATAAACCGCTATAAAAAcccattaacaaaaaccactaCCCTACACCACTATCCTAAACCACTATCCTAAACTACTCACAGTAACATAAACCATTATCAAAAATCATTAACAAATACCGTTATCATAAACCGCTTTCATAAGCCACTAACCTCGTCGTTGATCACACCGGCTATATGAGCAACTCCATCCAAACGATAAAGCCTTCCCGGATCGTCCCCCATCGACAAAAAAAGCCGCTAACCTCTTACTCGTACCGGATGTTGGTCTTTTTCTCTGGAATTTGGTGGGGTTGGAGAATGAGAAAGTGATTCGAATGAACTTGGTTCGAACTCCTTTTATAGCCGATACccttgtaattcgaatcaacttgattcgaattactatgcGAATCAATTTTCACCTAATTCGAAACAACTAGATTCGAACCTCTCTAAAGTGCACTTctcctagtaattcgaattaactAAACTCGAATTACGTAAGTACAATTCGAAACGAGTTGTTTCGAATTACTTCGTCTTGTTGCATCtgtataattcgaatcatatcAATTCAAATTACTTTAATTTGTTGCATgtatataattcgaattatatcaattcgaattacttgAGAGTATAATTCGAATcttattgattcgaattatataataattcgCCCTGGTGGATTCAGGTATAGATTTTTGATTTGGCTGATTTGGGTAATTTGAAGCTCTCCTAGGCTTATTTGGGTTTTTTACCCTTATATTAATCTTACTacacatttaaatatttttgacaaCTAAATTTAATCAAACTAAAATGAGACTCACGCAATGCACGgaagataaattaataatagtatataataaatattaaaaatgactatgttttgtagaattaaattaaacacGTGTAAactaaagttaaatttaaaaggtgttttgtttaaaataatttgtagtaTAAAAGATTTAGATGTTGAAATTGTACAAAGTGACATTTTTATATGATGGTTtgatttttgtatttgttttagTTGATGAACTTAGTCTTCTTATGTGGCGCTTGTCCTCCTTTTTTATTGGTTATTGCTAGAGTTGTTGCTTTTTTCTTTCTGTCGTAGGTTCTTGTAAAGGCATGTTCTTTATGAATTGTTGAGTTGTATGCACTTTATATtatgttgtttaatttattcCATCTTTGCATGTATGTTGTTCTTCCGAAAATGTGTCTTGAATTTATATGGTTTTCTTTCTCCTTAATCTTTTGATGTAGTTTTCCAATGACATCTacaataaaaagaacaaaaatgtgtagtttttttttttaataaattatttttaataagaataattaaaatagtataaAGTGAAA
The genomic region above belongs to Arachis duranensis cultivar V14167 chromosome 3, aradu.V14167.gnm2.J7QH, whole genome shotgun sequence and contains:
- the LOC110278459 gene encoding uncharacterized protein LOC110278459, which gives rise to MASAESFLVLVHYRGSIKRKTRSGVKFTDKDPLCIIVTPTTTYDALVSSVLEKLGLEGVKRVKKFFYRIPTAVLHDTVKFDCSTIGSDEDLQVMFLCRRQFPEVRTPELLAKLVDVVSSSGGSNRNANTIAAVAGSSSRPAVASSSAPVYEPPMQPVASPSFAVDLSGNVGDEVRYGEHIPTEVHCPTPAGFGDGLFDDPDDDDVEPEMIADESGDDVGTTVPIRATGGSSSGTQQYPPHFSLLDLDAMWQDENALQPSGFGARDTEGSAGMNEFQVGQQFQDKDEALLSVKTYSIRRRVQYKVVESDYRRYVGKCSEFGNGCTWLIRLSFRQRKGIWEVK